GCGGTCGGAGCACGCAGTCTGTTTAGTGAACCGTTCGATCCAATGCTGTTTCCGGTGCGACGGGTTCCCTGGCCCCAGACCCACTGGAATGACCAAACGGTAGAAGCCAGTGAACAGAGGGCTCTTGATGACCTGGCACTGGCTCTGAAAACGCCCACCGCGGCGGTGATTCTCGAACCGCTCATCCAGGGTGCTGGCGGCATGCGCATGGTTCGGCCTCAGTTTCTGCAGGCCGTGGAACAACAGGTCAGGCGCGCCGGCAGCCTGCTGATCGCCGATGAGGTCCTCGCCGGTTTTGGTCGTTGCGGCCGCCTGCTGGCATCCCAGCGAGCGGGAATCCAGCCGGATCTGGTGGCACTATCCAAAGGACTCACCGCCGGATTCCTGCCGATGGGCATCACGATGGCCAGCGAAGCAATCTTTCAGGAATTCCTCGGCAGCGATCCAACCAAAACCCTGTGGCATGGTCACAGCTTCACGGCCAACCCACTCGGCTGCGCAGCGGCCAATGCAAGCTTGGATTTGCTCGAAGCGGACCCTGCCTGTCATGAGCAGTTCGAACAACGCCATCAGGTCAGGCTGGAGCGATTGGCCGACCATCCCAGGGTGCAACGCGTCAGGCTCTGCGGCACCATCGCCGCCTTTGATCTCGTCACCGACGGTGAGCAGGGGTATCTCAATCCTGCAGGCAAGGTGCTCCGCGGCCTCGTGAGAGATCAGGGCGTGCTGATCCGTCCCCTCGGGGATGTGGTTTATCTGCTGCCGCCGCTCTGCATTAGCGACGACCAGCTGGATCAGTGCTACGACGCTCTGCACAGTGGGCTTGATGCTCTGCCTGGCCGATGAGCCCTGGTCGAAACCACTGATGCTCACGGACCAAGACGGAGTGCAGCTTCCACATCCTCTCGGGTCAGGCCATAGGGGTAGGAACAGGAGCGGGTTGGCTGCTCCGAAGTCCAGATCACTCCAAGATCCTGCTGATCGAGCTTCAGCAGTGCACTCCAGGCTGGCTGCTCCCAGACCCAGTCGCAGGGGTCCTGATCACTGCGGGTGGCGCCCAGCGACTGCAACCACTGCTCAAGTGCCCGCAGGGAATGCTGGTTGAGCGGCGTGTCCGCTGAAGGAAGTGATGCCATCGGAATCACCGGGCTGCGCATCCATGAGCTGAGTCTGCTCCTCCACTAGCCAACTCGGCTGCACCTGAAGTTCAAGTCCTCGGCTCCAGGCCACACCAACGCCAAGCAGCAGACAGAGCAGCAAAGACCCCAGCAACAAGAGCAGTGAGAGCCATTCACCACCGGAGAGGGGACGACGCTGACCGATCGCATGAGGAACCGGCAGGGAAGGCATCACGCTCTGCTGTATCGCGTCCCTTTCCCGCAGCGCAGCGTCGTACACACGACGACGACGTGGATCGGCGAGCTGCTCATACGCTTCTCGCAGCAGCCGAAATTGGCGAGCCGCATCCTGTGCCGGCAAACGGGTGGTGTCTGGATGCACCGCCTTGCTCAAGCGACGGAAGGCCTGGCGCAAAGCATCAGCATCAGCACTGCGAGAGACACCCAGTCGCTCGTAATAGGTGATGTCTTGAGCCTGAGGGGCCATTGCGTTGAGCAGCACCTGGGCATCAACGCCATTCTAGAAAGGTGTGACGGTTAGGCCGCCATGCCGGACACATCGCCGTTCGCCAATCCGGGACCCGAGCTCTGGAAATTGCTCGGATGGAGCCCTGATGCCGGACAGCTAAGACAGTTCATTGAGCTTCAGCAGCTGCTTGAAGACTGGAACAGCCGCGTCAATCTCACCCGGCTGGTGGAGGGGGAAGATTTCTGGATTGCTCAGGTTTTTGACAGCCTCTGGCCTCTGTTACCCGAGCTGATGAGCCCAGACACTGCTCGCCGCTGCATCGATGTGGGCACAGGCGGAGGCTTCCCTGGCCTGGCTGTGGCCATTGCTCTTCCAGGCGCTGAGCTGACCCTGGTGGATTCAGTGGGACGCAAGACCGCTGCCGTGGCTGCAATGGCGAAGTCGATGGGCTTCGGCGATCGGGTGCTGGTCCGCACAGAACGGGTGGAACTCACGGGTCAGGATCCCAGCTGTCGAGGCACGTTTGATCTTGCGATGGCCCGTGCCGTGGGCGCAGCTCCGGTGGTGGCGGAATACCTCGTGCCGTTGTTGCGCAGGAGCGGAGAGGGCTTGCTCTATCGCGGGCGCTGGCACGACACGGATGACATGGCGCTCCAATCAGCACTGAAGCCGCTGAAAGCTCGCTCTCTAAGGCTGCAACGTATGGAACTGCCCTGCGAGCGAGGAGCTCGCACCCTGGTCAGGATTGGTCCTGAAGCGGCAACACCCAGGGCCTACCCACGGGCCACAGGCATGCCCAGCAAAATGCCCCTCGGGGTTCAAGCCGACGACAGTCGCTCCTGAGCAGCGCCGCCCGCCCGCTCACGCAGGCTGCGCAGAAGGCTGGGAATACGGTCCCTCCAGGGACTGTCATTCAAAACCGACAACAGCAGCTCCTCACTCACGCTGGCATCAAGCGCATCGGCATTGGCTCCCGGAAACCAATGACCGGCACGACCCAGCAAGCCGTAACGCGCCTTGACGAAGCCCTCCAGATCCCATGCCTCAAGCAGGTTGTGCAGCCAAAGCAGCATCGGCAGGTTGATCTCCCCTGGCGTGTCCTGCCATTCGGGCAATCCCTCTCTCCAACTTGTCAGCCATGAGGCACCAAGGGCATCGCATTCCGCAAGTCGAAGGCGAGATTCGATCGGCGCCACCAACTCCTCCGCCTGATCCAGCAGGGAAACCGCCTCGAGATGCAGATCAAGGTCTTGGGGACGTGCAGCACCAACGCTCAACGTGTGCACCCGCGAATCACGGAGGCAGAAGAGATCATTGAACACAATCGGATGCAAGGGTTGCGTGAGCTCCAGCAGGCGGGGACCGGGGGTGTGCAGGTGCCCTCCCTTATCGGTGGGACTGATGATGAACACGCCCATGTCCTGACGACTGGCTGCTGCGATCGCCGGCTCGTTGTCCTGACGGATGAAGTACCAGTGCAGGTTCACGTAATCGAAAACGCCCGCTTCGATGGCATCAACAATGA
This genomic window from Synechococcus sp. MIT S9220 contains:
- the bioA gene encoding adenosylmethionine--8-amino-7-oxononanoate transaminase — protein: MSRNHHPNLWPPFTSITTTPALEQVVRGEGALLYRAEGPPLIDAISSWWVTLHGHANPVVAAAIAEQAATLEQVIFAEFTHPQAERLASRLAQRTGLDRVFFSDNGSTAVEVALKTAVQWWHNRGEPRQQLIAFDGAYHGDTFGAMAVGARSLFSEPFDPMLFPVRRVPWPQTHWNDQTVEASEQRALDDLALALKTPTAAVILEPLIQGAGGMRMVRPQFLQAVEQQVRRAGSLLIADEVLAGFGRCGRLLASQRAGIQPDLVALSKGLTAGFLPMGITMASEAIFQEFLGSDPTKTLWHGHSFTANPLGCAAANASLDLLEADPACHEQFEQRHQVRLERLADHPRVQRVRLCGTIAAFDLVTDGEQGYLNPAGKVLRGLVRDQGVLIRPLGDVVYLLPPLCISDDQLDQCYDALHSGLDALPGR
- a CDS encoding J domain-containing protein — translated: MAPQAQDITYYERLGVSRSADADALRQAFRRLSKAVHPDTTRLPAQDAARQFRLLREAYEQLADPRRRRVYDAALRERDAIQQSVMPSLPVPHAIGQRRPLSGGEWLSLLLLLGSLLLCLLLGVGVAWSRGLELQVQPSWLVEEQTQLMDAQPGDSDGITSFSGHAAQPAFPAGT
- a CDS encoding 16S rRNA (guanine(527)-N(7))-methyltransferase RsmG, whose product is MPDTSPFANPGPELWKLLGWSPDAGQLRQFIELQQLLEDWNSRVNLTRLVEGEDFWIAQVFDSLWPLLPELMSPDTARRCIDVGTGGGFPGLAVAIALPGAELTLVDSVGRKTAAVAAMAKSMGFGDRVLVRTERVELTGQDPSCRGTFDLAMARAVGAAPVVAEYLVPLLRRSGEGLLYRGRWHDTDDMALQSALKPLKARSLRLQRMELPCERGARTLVRIGPEAATPRAYPRATGMPSKMPLGVQADDSRS
- a CDS encoding DUF3143 domain-containing protein, yielding MASLPSADTPLNQHSLRALEQWLQSLGATRSDQDPCDWVWEQPAWSALLKLDQQDLGVIWTSEQPTRSCSYPYGLTREDVEAALRLGP
- a CDS encoding aldo/keto reductase, with translation MGSSGLPTRRFGRTEISMPVLSLGGMRFQQSWSDLEADAITAQSQQLLRSTLKRAVQTGFHHVETARHYGSSERQLGWALPDCPDPSRILQTKVPPQSDAALFEADLELSFTRLDVDRVDLLSIHGINLHSHLDQTIRPGGCLDVVRRWQAQGRIGHVGFSTHGDTDLIVDAIEAGVFDYVNLHWYFIRQDNEPAIAAASRQDMGVFIISPTDKGGHLHTPGPRLLELTQPLHPIVFNDLFCLRDSRVHTLSVGAARPQDLDLHLEAVSLLDQAEELVAPIESRLRLAECDALGASWLTSWREGLPEWQDTPGEINLPMLLWLHNLLEAWDLEGFVKARYGLLGRAGHWFPGANADALDASVSEELLLSVLNDSPWRDRIPSLLRSLRERAGGAAQERLSSA